A stretch of the Argentina anserina chromosome 6, drPotAnse1.1, whole genome shotgun sequence genome encodes the following:
- the LOC126799898 gene encoding hydrophobic protein RCI2A-like, producing MGACATCCELLLAILLPPLGVVFRYGCGVEFWICLLLTICGYIPGIIYAVCILCQ from the exons ATGGGCGCATGCGCGACGTGCTGTGAGCTCCTCCTCGCCATATTACTTCCACCACTCGGCGTCGTCTTCCGCTATGGCTGTGGC GTAGAGTTTTGGATCTGCTTGTTGCTGACGATTTGCGGTTATATACCTGGAATTATATATGCTGTTTGTATCTTGTGTCAGTAA
- the LOC126796802 gene encoding uncharacterized protein LOC126796802, translating to MVERCLIAASLAALVCHPSSTIKCFKPKPRSPQEDHSKRHLCSSPKDSKRLLFKEEEEEKVVILPSKHQENLHPHHASRSSSKLKEKKLIKAFSELVEKDHPVGIVESIVRSGWASSEVGLKIEKVLRVNHSKNVLRRLEEYREDVKATYKKGRILKRMEKLVVDGNELLQFHGATVTCSLGINGDTSICQRKCCQVCRMITSELSDDDGTISFFGTSWMAHQKVSRECLKKKMTARKALVICKVIAGRIAHFHAHGLMDNDGGEFDSVMAWNGNQFSDSKELLILNSEAVLPCFVIIYNVDKPS from the coding sequence ATGGTTGAAAGGTGTCTTATCGCAGCTTCTTTGGCAGCTTTGGTTTGTCACCCAAGTTCCACCATAAAATGCTTCAAACCCAAGCCACGATCGCCACAAGAAGACCACTCAAAACGACACCTCTGTTCTTCACCAAAAGACTCAAAACGACTTCTTTtcaaggaagaagaggaagaaaaagtAGTAATACTACCTTCGAAACACCAGGAAAACCTCCACCCCCACCATGCAAGTCGTTCTTCTTCAAAGCTCAAGGAGAAGAAATTGATCAAGGCATTTTCAGAGCTTGTTGAGAAAGATCATCCTGTTGGGAttgtagagagtattgtgagATCAGGCTGGGCTAGTAGTGAAGTAGGCCTCAAGATTGAGAAGGTGTTGAGGGTAAATCATAGTAAAAATGTGCTTCGAAGGCTCGAAGAGTACAGAGAAGACGTGAAAGCTACTTACAAAAAGGGTAGGATTTTAAAGAGGATGGAGAAGTTGGTGGTGGATGGGAATGAGCTTTTGCAATTCCATGGGGCAACAGTTACTTGCTCTCTAGGCATCAATGGTGACACTAGCATTTGTCAGCGGAAATGTTGCCAAGTTTGCAGAATGATAACTTCAGAGCTTTCAGACGACGATGGAACAATCTCGTTTTTCGGGACCAGCTGGATGGCTCATCAGAAGGTGAGTAGGGAATGCTTGAAGAAAAAGATGACTGCAAGGAAGGCCCTGGTGATATGTAAAGTGATTGCAGGTCGAATTGCTCATTTTCATGCACATGGACTCATGGACAACGACGGAGGTGAGTTTGATTCTGTGATGGCATGGAACGGGAATCAGTTTAGCGATTCCAAAGAGCTCTTGATTTTGAATTCGGAGGCTGTTCTTCCTTGCTTTGTGATCATATATAATGTCGATAAGCCTTCATGA
- the LOC126798460 gene encoding ribonuclease MRP protein subunit POP4 isoform X1 has protein sequence MAGEPMVQDQRQRTLQALERRFEAAKAELDFHQTKNTKRLKTEGPPRLKPHAAISSAIDSSPKLANTPKATPSKKGNFTFTGYVNSQDIDENGPTYAKLSHPIDERLLAASNVEVSGREESKVRNVLHELFQSGDSAQKYMQGSKRKDIGNWMLLDNYVKGRGASGFRARALQRNSKRSRKRMSMKQQKKNGLFDFPRELHSYDKFKPMHEMWKGYITQLLKTTGKTQLAQSLLIADLHGAIISAVVDCKVTSYTGVSGIMIRETAETFGIITEDDKFRVVPKRFSVFVFQVDCLKITLHGDKLTSRNLGS, from the exons ATGGCCGGTGAGCCGATGGTTCAGGACCAAAGGCAGCGCACTTTGCAGGCACTGGAGAGAAGGTTCGAGGCTGCCAAAGCCGAACTCGATTTCCACCAAACGAAGAACACAAAGAGATTGAAAACCGAAGGACCCCCAAGATTGAAACCACATGCCGCAATTTCTTCAGCTATTGATTCTTCACCCAAGTTAGCCAACACACCAAAAGCAACTCCATCGAAGAAAG GGAATTTCACATTTACTGGCTATGTGAATTCACAAG ATATCGACGAGAATGGTCCAACGTATGCTAAACTATCGCACCCTATAGATGAGCGTCTACTAGCAGCTAGTAATGTTGAG GTCTCTGGTAGAGAAGAAAGTAAAGTTAGAAATGTGTTGCATGAGCTTTTTCAGAGTGGCGACTCTGCGCAGAAGTATATGCAAGGATCAAAACGCAAAGACATCGGCAACTGGATGCTCCTTGATAATTATGTGAAAGGACGTGGAGCTTCTGGCTTCCGTGCCAGGGCGTTGCAGAGGAATTCAAAGCGATCGAGGAAGCGTATGTCGATGAAGCAGCAAAAGAAGAATGGATTGTTTGATTTTCCTCGAGAGCTGCATAG CTATGATAAATTTAAGCCAATGCATGAGATGTGGAAAGGCTATATCACACAACTTCTCAAAACTACTGG GAAAACACAGCTGGCTCAGTCTCTTCTTATTGCAGATCTACATGGTGCTATTATTTCAG CAGTTGTTGACTGTAAAGTGACTTCCTACACTGGAGTGAGTGGTATCATGATCCGTGAAACAGCAGAAACATTTGGCATAATTACAGAAGATGATAAATTCCGAG TGGTGCCAAAAaggttttctgtttttgtatTTCAAGTGGATTGCTTGAAGATTACCTTGCATGGGGACAAACTGACTTCAAGAAACTTGGGTTCATGA
- the LOC126798460 gene encoding ribonuclease MRP protein subunit POP4 isoform X2, which translates to MAGEPMVQDQRQRTLQALERRFEAAKAELDFHQTKNTKRLKTEGPPRLKPHAAISSAIDSSPKLANTPKATPSKKGNFTFTGYVNSQDIDENGPTYAKLSHPIDERLLAASNVEVSGREESKVRNVLHELFQSGDSAQKYMQGSKRKDIGNWMLLDNYVKGRGASGFRARALQRNSKRSRKRMSMKQQKKNGLFDFPRELHSYDKFKPMHEMWKGYITQLLKTTGKTQLAQSLLIADLHGAIISVVDCKVTSYTGVSGIMIRETAETFGIITEDDKFRVVPKRFSVFVFQVDCLKITLHGDKLTSRNLGS; encoded by the exons ATGGCCGGTGAGCCGATGGTTCAGGACCAAAGGCAGCGCACTTTGCAGGCACTGGAGAGAAGGTTCGAGGCTGCCAAAGCCGAACTCGATTTCCACCAAACGAAGAACACAAAGAGATTGAAAACCGAAGGACCCCCAAGATTGAAACCACATGCCGCAATTTCTTCAGCTATTGATTCTTCACCCAAGTTAGCCAACACACCAAAAGCAACTCCATCGAAGAAAG GGAATTTCACATTTACTGGCTATGTGAATTCACAAG ATATCGACGAGAATGGTCCAACGTATGCTAAACTATCGCACCCTATAGATGAGCGTCTACTAGCAGCTAGTAATGTTGAG GTCTCTGGTAGAGAAGAAAGTAAAGTTAGAAATGTGTTGCATGAGCTTTTTCAGAGTGGCGACTCTGCGCAGAAGTATATGCAAGGATCAAAACGCAAAGACATCGGCAACTGGATGCTCCTTGATAATTATGTGAAAGGACGTGGAGCTTCTGGCTTCCGTGCCAGGGCGTTGCAGAGGAATTCAAAGCGATCGAGGAAGCGTATGTCGATGAAGCAGCAAAAGAAGAATGGATTGTTTGATTTTCCTCGAGAGCTGCATAG CTATGATAAATTTAAGCCAATGCATGAGATGTGGAAAGGCTATATCACACAACTTCTCAAAACTACTGG GAAAACACAGCTGGCTCAGTCTCTTCTTATTGCAGATCTACATGGTGCTATTATTTCAG TTGTTGACTGTAAAGTGACTTCCTACACTGGAGTGAGTGGTATCATGATCCGTGAAACAGCAGAAACATTTGGCATAATTACAGAAGATGATAAATTCCGAG TGGTGCCAAAAaggttttctgtttttgtatTTCAAGTGGATTGCTTGAAGATTACCTTGCATGGGGACAAACTGACTTCAAGAAACTTGGGTTCATGA
- the LOC126797614 gene encoding uncharacterized protein LOC126797614 isoform X1 — protein sequence MSRLKTEMSEAGGSNSFRDELASLLGDPVGISTPSFAAPAAEEEQSESLRDQVKGFAMAWGEILLDLGRGCKDIVRQSLLTEDSYVVRKLEKPCAKAKAKLSYLNEFLPEDRDPAHAWPVILFVFILALTAISINTEHKTLVRQVKRVQMHPPSASHVLLPDGRRLAYHEQGVPAKTTRISLIAPHSFLSSRLAAMPGIKISLLEEFGIRLITYDLPGFGESDPHPSRNLNSSALDILCLANAIGIEDKFWVLGHSSGAMHAWAALRYIPDKVAGAAMVAPIINPYEAGMTKEEMKRTWEPWVLRRKTMYFLARRFPKFLTSYYRRGFLSGKHDRIDKWLSLSLGKRDEILLEEPKVEQHLQRDVEESIRQGSTKPFIEEAVLQVSKWGFSLADLQVQKKCHQTGILTWLRSFYSEAECELTGFLGQIHIWQGMDDQIIPPSVTDYISRVLPGAYVHKLPNEGHLSYLYFCDECHRQMFATLFGSPQGPVEADVTPSRLEGNPEQLSTSNIDSHRE from the exons ATGTCACGCTTGAAAA CGGAAATGTCGGAGGCGGGAGGATCGAACTCGTTCCGGGACGAGCTGGCGAGTCTGTTAGGCGATCCTGTCGGAATCTCGACGCCGTCGTTCGCAGCgccggcggcggaggaggagcaGTCGGAGAGTTTGAGGGATCAGGTGAAGGGGTTCGCGATGGCGTGGGGGGAGATTCTGCTGGATTTGGGGAGGGGATGTAAGGACATTGTGCGGCAGAGCTTGTTGACTGAGGACTCGTACGTTGTGAGGAAGCTGGAGAAGCCTTGTGCTAAGGCGAAGGCCAAGTTGAGCTACTTGAATGAGTTCTTGCCGGAGGATCGGGATCCGGCGCACGCTTGGCCGGTGATTCTCTTTGTTTTCATTCTTGCTCTTACAG CTATAAGTATAAATACCGAACACAAAACCTTGGTTCGACAAGTGAAGAGAGTACAGATGCATCCTCCTAGTGCTAGTCATGTGCTACTTccagatggaagacgattagcATATCACGAGCAAGGTGTCCCAGCTAAAACAACTCGAATTTCACTGATTGCTCCTCATTCGTTTCTGTCATCACGACTTGCAG ctATGCCGGGAATTAAAATATCGTTGCTTGAGGAGTTTGGTATCCGCTTGATCACATATGATCTCCCTGGCTTTGGGGAGAGTGATCCTCATCCCAGCAGGAATCTGAACTCATCTGCATTGGATATTCTGTGTTTAGCCAATGCCATTGGTATTGAAGACAAGTTCTGGGTACTGGGCCACTCAAGTGGAGCTATGCATGCTTGGGCTGCTCTCAGATACATTCCTGACAAAGTTGCAG GTGCAGCTATGGTGGCCCCAATAATTAATCCTTATGAAGCTGGCATGACTAAGGAAGAGATGAAAAGAACTTGGGAACCATGGGTTCTTAGAAGGAAAACAATGTACTTCTTAGCTCGTAGGTTTCCAAAGTTTCTAACGTCTTATTACCGCCGAGGCTTCCTATCAGGAAAGCATGACAGAATTGACAAGTGGTTATCTCTCTCACTGGGCAAGAGG GATGAAATTCTACTTGAAGAACCAAAAGTTGAACAACATTTGCAAAGGGATGTGGAAGAGTCAATTCGCCAGGGCAGTACTAAACCCTTTATAGAGGAAGCTGTGCTACAAGTATCCAAGTGGGGGTTTAGTCTCGCAGATCTTCAGGTGCAGAAAAAGTGTCATCAAACAGGAATTCTAACTTGGCTCAGGTCCTTCTACAGTGAGGCAGAATGCGAACTGACTGGATTTCTAGGTCAGATACACATATGGCAG GGGATGGATGATCAGATAATACCACCATCAGTGACTGACTACATTTCACGGGTTTTACCTGGAGCTTATGTGCATAAGCTCCCAAATGAAGGCCACTTGTCCTACTTGTATTTCTGTGATGAATGCCATAGACAGATGTTCGCTACTCTTTTTGGAAGCCCTCAAGGTCCAGTTGAGGCAGATGTTACTCCATCTAGATTGGAAGGCAATCCGGAACAGCTATCAACATCAAACATTGATTCTCACAGGGAATGA
- the LOC126797614 gene encoding uncharacterized protein LOC126797614 isoform X2, producing MSEAGGSNSFRDELASLLGDPVGISTPSFAAPAAEEEQSESLRDQVKGFAMAWGEILLDLGRGCKDIVRQSLLTEDSYVVRKLEKPCAKAKAKLSYLNEFLPEDRDPAHAWPVILFVFILALTAISINTEHKTLVRQVKRVQMHPPSASHVLLPDGRRLAYHEQGVPAKTTRISLIAPHSFLSSRLAAMPGIKISLLEEFGIRLITYDLPGFGESDPHPSRNLNSSALDILCLANAIGIEDKFWVLGHSSGAMHAWAALRYIPDKVAGAAMVAPIINPYEAGMTKEEMKRTWEPWVLRRKTMYFLARRFPKFLTSYYRRGFLSGKHDRIDKWLSLSLGKRDEILLEEPKVEQHLQRDVEESIRQGSTKPFIEEAVLQVSKWGFSLADLQVQKKCHQTGILTWLRSFYSEAECELTGFLGQIHIWQGMDDQIIPPSVTDYISRVLPGAYVHKLPNEGHLSYLYFCDECHRQMFATLFGSPQGPVEADVTPSRLEGNPEQLSTSNIDSHRE from the exons ATGTCGGAGGCGGGAGGATCGAACTCGTTCCGGGACGAGCTGGCGAGTCTGTTAGGCGATCCTGTCGGAATCTCGACGCCGTCGTTCGCAGCgccggcggcggaggaggagcaGTCGGAGAGTTTGAGGGATCAGGTGAAGGGGTTCGCGATGGCGTGGGGGGAGATTCTGCTGGATTTGGGGAGGGGATGTAAGGACATTGTGCGGCAGAGCTTGTTGACTGAGGACTCGTACGTTGTGAGGAAGCTGGAGAAGCCTTGTGCTAAGGCGAAGGCCAAGTTGAGCTACTTGAATGAGTTCTTGCCGGAGGATCGGGATCCGGCGCACGCTTGGCCGGTGATTCTCTTTGTTTTCATTCTTGCTCTTACAG CTATAAGTATAAATACCGAACACAAAACCTTGGTTCGACAAGTGAAGAGAGTACAGATGCATCCTCCTAGTGCTAGTCATGTGCTACTTccagatggaagacgattagcATATCACGAGCAAGGTGTCCCAGCTAAAACAACTCGAATTTCACTGATTGCTCCTCATTCGTTTCTGTCATCACGACTTGCAG ctATGCCGGGAATTAAAATATCGTTGCTTGAGGAGTTTGGTATCCGCTTGATCACATATGATCTCCCTGGCTTTGGGGAGAGTGATCCTCATCCCAGCAGGAATCTGAACTCATCTGCATTGGATATTCTGTGTTTAGCCAATGCCATTGGTATTGAAGACAAGTTCTGGGTACTGGGCCACTCAAGTGGAGCTATGCATGCTTGGGCTGCTCTCAGATACATTCCTGACAAAGTTGCAG GTGCAGCTATGGTGGCCCCAATAATTAATCCTTATGAAGCTGGCATGACTAAGGAAGAGATGAAAAGAACTTGGGAACCATGGGTTCTTAGAAGGAAAACAATGTACTTCTTAGCTCGTAGGTTTCCAAAGTTTCTAACGTCTTATTACCGCCGAGGCTTCCTATCAGGAAAGCATGACAGAATTGACAAGTGGTTATCTCTCTCACTGGGCAAGAGG GATGAAATTCTACTTGAAGAACCAAAAGTTGAACAACATTTGCAAAGGGATGTGGAAGAGTCAATTCGCCAGGGCAGTACTAAACCCTTTATAGAGGAAGCTGTGCTACAAGTATCCAAGTGGGGGTTTAGTCTCGCAGATCTTCAGGTGCAGAAAAAGTGTCATCAAACAGGAATTCTAACTTGGCTCAGGTCCTTCTACAGTGAGGCAGAATGCGAACTGACTGGATTTCTAGGTCAGATACACATATGGCAG GGGATGGATGATCAGATAATACCACCATCAGTGACTGACTACATTTCACGGGTTTTACCTGGAGCTTATGTGCATAAGCTCCCAAATGAAGGCCACTTGTCCTACTTGTATTTCTGTGATGAATGCCATAGACAGATGTTCGCTACTCTTTTTGGAAGCCCTCAAGGTCCAGTTGAGGCAGATGTTACTCCATCTAGATTGGAAGGCAATCCGGAACAGCTATCAACATCAAACATTGATTCTCACAGGGAATGA
- the LOC126797615 gene encoding mitochondrial import inner membrane translocase subunit TIM14-1-like, translating to MVTPLIGGAAVAAAAYAGRYGITAWQAWKARPPTARLRKFYEGGFQPTMTRREAALILGVRESVPITKVREAHRRVMVANHPDAGGSHYLASKINEAKETLLGRTKGSGSAF from the exons ATG GTGACTCCGTTGATAGGGGGAGCGGCTGTGGCGGCTGCTGCTTATGCTGGTAGATATGGCATTACGGCTTGGCAAGCATGGAAGGCAAGACCGCCAACTGCTAGATTGAGGAAATTTTACGAAGGCGGTTTTCAACCTACTATGACTCGGAGGGAGGCAGCTCTGATTCTTGGAGTCAG ggaGAGTGTTCCCATAACCAAGGTCAGGGAAGCCCATAGGAGGGTGATGGTCGCTAACCATCCAGATGCAGGCGGTAGCCATTACCTTGCATCTAAAATTAACGAAGCCAAAGAAACCTTACTTGGAAGAACCAAAGGCAGCGGCTCTGCATTTTGA
- the LOC126797495 gene encoding protein IQ-DOMAIN 2-like codes for MGRKGNWFSSVKKALSPDSKEKKEQRSDKSKKKWFGKQKQPEFESSSLAPPPTLPPLPPQEEVKLTNVVNEQQTHAYPVAVTATAIVEPEVPAPPPAQAAPEVVRLPIVTRYAGKSREEVAAIKIQTAFRGYLARRALRALRGLVRLKTLIEGSVVKRQATNTLKCMQTLSRVQAQIRSRRIRMLEENQALQRQLLLKHAKETLQLGDEWDDSLQSKEQVDANLLSKHEAAMRRERALAYAFSHQKNGKNSAKSVNPMFMDPSNPTWGWSWLERWMAARPWESRGMTDKEIHDDRSSVKSVISRSISPGEINKSYARYLLNSDKQSPTASEKPSHPGFRSPSTPSRPGSTKVARKLKPSPSPRGSVRTPDEDTKSMASVQSVQFRRHSIAGSSVRDDESMDSSPSLPSYMVPTKSARAKSRLQSPAEKNGITEKDTESVKKRLSFPASPARPRRHSGPPKVDTTLITTESNVSSVEVGS; via the exons ATGGGGAGGAAAGGAAACTGGTTTTCTTCAGTAAAGAAAGCTCTCAGCCCTGATtccaaagagaagaaagaacAG agaTCAGATAAGTCTAAGAAGAAATGGTTTGGGAAGCAAAAACAGCCAGAATTCGAGTCTTCCTCTTTAGCACCACCACCCACATTGCCACCTCTTCCTCCACAAGAAGAGGTGAAACTAACCAACGTGGTGAATGAGCAACAAACTCATGCTTACCCTGTTGCAGTCACTGCTACTGCAATAGTTGAGCCAGAGGTTCCTGCACCTCCTCCAGCTCAAGCTGCCCCGGAGGTTGTCAGATTGCCTATAGTGACTCGATATGCTGGAAAATCAAGGGAGGAAGTGGCAGCAATTAAGATTCAAACAGCATTCCGAGGATACCTG GCGAGAAGGGCACTGAGGGCCTTACGAGGGCTGGTAAGGCTGAAAACATTGATTGAGGGATCTGTTGTGAAACGGCAAGCCACAAATACACTCAAATGCATGCAGACTCTATCTCGTGTGCAAGCTCAAATACGTTCCAGGAGGATCAGAATGTTAGAGGAGAACCAGGCTCTCCAAAGACAACTCCTACTTAAACATGCAAAAGAGACTCTGCAG CTTGGGGATGAATGGGATGACAGCTTACAGTCAAAGGAGCAAGTTGACGCAAACCTATTAAGCAAACATGAAGCAGCAATGAGAAGGGAAAGAGCACTCGCTTATGCCTTCTCTCATCAG AAAAACGGGAAGAATTCTGCAAAATCTGTTAACCCAATGTTCATGGATCCAAGCAATCCCACCTGGGGTTGGAGCTGGTTGGAACGGTGGATGGCTGCCCGGCCTTGGGAGAGTCGTGGCATGACAGATAAAGAAATCCACGACGACCGCTCATCTGTTAAGAGTGTCATTTCTCGTAGCATTTCCCCTGGAGAAATCAACAAGTCATATGCTCGATACCTCCTCAATTCGGATAAGCAATCCCCTACAGCTAGTGAAAAGCCCAGCCACCCTGGATTCCGGTCACCTTCAACTCCTTCTAGGCCAGGTTCTACAAAAGTGGCTCGAAAATTGAAGCCATCACCAAGCCCAAGGGGTAGTGTTCGTACCCCAGATGAAGACACAAAGAGCATGGCTAGTGTGCAGTCAGTTCAGTTTAGGAGGCACAGCATTGCTGGCTCATCGGTAAGGGATGATGAAAGCATGGACAGTTCTCCATCACTACCAAGTTACATGGTACCAACTAAATCTGCAAGAGCCAAGTCCAGGTTGCAGAGTCCAGCAGAAAAGAATGGGATCACTGAAAAGGATACTGAGTCTGTTAAGAAGCGGTTATCCTTCCCAGCCTCACCGGCTAGACCAAGGCGGCATTCTGGTCCTCCAAAGGTGGATACTACATTGATTACTACAGAAAGCAACGTGAGCAGTGTTGAAGTTGGAAGCTGA